In Liquorilactobacillus nagelii DSM 13675, the following proteins share a genomic window:
- a CDS encoding sugar-binding transcriptional regulator codes for MNQELDWIEQLAPDMIETMVQRFMIIRHIYWTQPVGRRTLAQEIGLTERVLRTETDFLKQQGLIETTRSGMIITVKGRSVLDGLNPLIDDLANIHQQEEELARSLGIARCLIVAGDIDQQEKVVEEMGKSVNEALNLLLPLGPSVIAVMGGTTMAEIAHCLTAKLSEKRSLTFVPARGGIGETVAIQANSVSSMMARRAGGNHRALYVPEQLSEQAYAPLLNEPSIQQVVQLIRNSDAVIHSVGQAIKMARRRDMDTQVVAMLQQKRAVGEAFGYFFDESGQIVYKIPRIGVQLEDLTRMKCVIAVAGGSSKAKAIVAYMKHAPSQTWLITDEGAAKMILKK; via the coding sequence ATGAACCAAGAGTTGGATTGGATTGAGCAACTTGCTCCTGACATGATTGAAACTATGGTCCAGCGTTTTATGATTATTCGGCATATTTATTGGACACAACCAGTTGGACGACGAACTCTAGCTCAAGAAATTGGATTGACGGAGAGAGTTTTAAGGACAGAAACTGATTTTCTTAAACAACAAGGTTTGATTGAAACTACTCGTTCTGGGATGATTATTACTGTTAAGGGACGCTCAGTTCTGGATGGATTAAATCCATTAATTGATGATTTAGCTAATATTCATCAACAAGAAGAAGAATTAGCCCGATCGTTGGGAATTGCTAGATGTCTGATTGTGGCGGGTGATATTGATCAGCAAGAAAAAGTTGTCGAAGAAATGGGAAAGTCCGTCAATGAAGCTTTAAATTTACTGTTACCATTAGGCCCTAGTGTAATTGCTGTTATGGGTGGAACAACGATGGCTGAGATTGCTCATTGTTTAACTGCAAAATTGAGTGAAAAAAGGTCATTGACTTTTGTTCCGGCTCGGGGAGGAATTGGTGAGACAGTTGCAATTCAAGCCAACAGTGTTAGTTCAATGATGGCTCGCCGAGCTGGTGGCAATCATCGAGCACTGTATGTTCCTGAGCAATTGAGTGAGCAAGCTTATGCTCCTTTGCTTAATGAACCAAGTATTCAACAAGTTGTCCAATTAATTCGTAATAGTGATGCTGTGATTCATAGTGTTGGACAAGCAATTAAGATGGCCCGTCGGCGCGATATGGATACACAAGTAGTTGCTATGTTACAGCAAAAGCGGGCTGTTGGAGAAGCGTTTGGATATTTTTTTGATGAATCTGGTCAAATAGTGTATAAGATCCCGCGAATAGGTGTTCAATTAGAGGATCTCACTAGAATGAAATGTGTAATTGCAGTTGCTGGAGGCAGTTCAAAAGCTAAAGCAATTGTAGCTTACATGAAACACGCACCCTCACAAACATGGTTGATTACTGATGAGGGTGCTGCCAAGATGATTTTAAAAAAGTAG